TATATTCGCCATGACCACCCCGGATGGTGGCGACGATGGCGATGGCCCGGTATTGCTGGCACATCATGTACCCATTGGCACCATTCGCCGTCTTAGGTCCGGCGGGGCCGAGGTCTGGCCCGGTAACTGGTCCGCCCGCGAGATCGAGGTAACACAGGCCTGAATGTGATGGGGTCATTGGTATGGGGGCGTTAACATAAAATCCCGCCCATCAATTGGCCCCATAAAATTTATCAAACTGGTCCTTCGCGTGGGTCCGCTTATACATCACATTGGCTGAACTGCGTATCATTCAGGATAAAGACCATGACCACCGCGCCACAACATAACCAGTTTGAACAACCCATTGGTCGCTCTATCGAAGGCTGGCAACCCTGCGCCCTGCCCCCTCATACCGCCATGACCGGCAGTCACTGTCAGGTCGAACCGATCGATCCAGCCAAACACGCCAAAGACCTGTTTGAAGGCAACCGCGTTGCCGCAGCGGGCGAACGGTTCACCTATCTTGCTACCGAAGCGTTTGAGGATATCGACAGTTATCGAACCTGGCTTGAAAGCATGCGCGGACCGGACCCGATGCTTCATGCCATCATCGACCTTGCCAGTGGCAAAGCCGTTGGGATTGCCGCCTTTATGCGTATTGATACTACGCATGGCGTTATTGAAATTGGCAATATCAACTATACCCCGGCCCTGTCGCAAACTGTTGCTGGCACCGAAGCCATGTATCTGATGATGAAACGCGCCTTCGACGAGCTGAATTATCGCCGTTACGAATGGAAATGCGACGATCAGAATGCCCCGTCACGCGCGGCGGCGACACGCTATGGCTTTGTCTATGAAGGCACCTTCCGCCAGCACATGGTTTATAAAGGTCGCAACCGCGATTCAGCGTGGTTTTCCATCACCGATCTGGAATGGCCGCTGGTTCGTGCCGCATTTGAAGCCTGGCTTGCCCCGGAAAATTTCGACGCCAATGGCAAACAGGTCAAAAGCCTGCAAAACCTGCGCAAGGAACTGGCAACGGCCTGACCCGGCTTACAATGATTTTCAAATGCCGGTAGCAAACTGGCCGACCACTGCAGCACCCATATGAAACGCCGCCCCGCAGCACCCGGGCGGCGTTTTTACATCGCGCGCGACCGAATAACCTTCTGGTGATTATGAATTTGGGCAAAGTCACGCTATAACAGCGCAAAACCCTTATCGCCGGAGCCCCGAATGTTTGATGCCCGCCTGCGCCCGCTTATTGATCCGCCGCTTAATGCAGTGGCACGGCGCCTTTCTGGCAGTGGCATAACACCGAACATGGTTACGGGTTTTGGCTTTCTGCTGGGGCTGATGGCGGCCTTTGCCCTTGCCATCAACCTTTATTACATTGCCGCCGGGCTTATTATCCTAAGCCGCCTTGCCGATGGCATGGATGGGGCAATTGCCCGCCATGCCGCCCCGCGCAGCCGCCACCCCAATGCCAAAACTCAGGAAAGCGATATTGGCGGCTATTACGATATCGTTGCCGATTTTCTGTTTTATTCGGGCATGGTGCTGGCCTTTGCCATTGGCCGCCCGCAGGATGCCCTGATGGCCGCCTTTCTGATTTTCTGTTTTGTCGGTACCGGCAGCAGTTTTCTCGCCTATGCCATTATCGCCGCCAAACGTGGCGATAATCATGAAAAACAGGGCAAAAAAAGTTTCTATTATTTAACCGGCATTACCGAAGGCAGCGAAACCATTGCCGTACTGTTGGCCTTCTGCATTTTTCCCCAATATTTTCAACTAATTGCCGCTGTTTTTGGCGCCCTGTGCCTGATCACGACCTTTGGCCGGGTCCTGCAGGCAACCCGCGATTTCGGCTGATTTTTCGTTCTGGTTGTGAACTGAACCTCACCTTCGCTTAAATCCATCCTGCTGGTCTTGACGTAACACATTCACGACACCTAATACATCTGTATAGGAAATCATTGTCTTGAAGATTGTGTTTCGCCGGTCACAGGCATTAAGCAGAAGGGCGTCCTTCCTTGAGTAACGACGAATTTGTTTTTCTTGAAGATGACGAAAGCACGCCGTCGCCTTCACAGCGAAAAATGGCGCATGGCATTATCACCGCCTGGCGAATTCTGATCGTCGACGATGATGCCGATGTCCATGAAATCACCGAAATGGCGCTCGATAACCTGACATTTCTGGGCCGCCCGGCAGAACTTCTGCATGCCTATAGCGCAGCCGAAGCCGCCAGCATCCTTGCCCACGAACAGGATATCGCCATCATCCTGCTTGATGTGGTGATGGAAACAAGCGACGCCGGGTTAAACCTTGTCGGTCATATCCGCAACGATCTGGAAATGCGCAATGTCCGCATCATTCTGCGCACCGGCCAACCCGGCCAGGCACCGGAAATGGATGCCATCACCAAATACGACATTGACGATTACAAAACAAAAACCGAACTGACCCGCAACAAGCTGTTTACCTCCATCACAACAGCATTGCGGTCGTTTGAGCGCATGCAAAAGCTTGATGCCAACCGTGCGGGCCTTGAAAAGATCATTGCATCGAGCAACGAATTTCTGTCGCGTCGTGGCCTGCGCAATTTTGCCGAAGGCGTCATTACCCAGCTTTCCGGGTTAATGGATGTAAGCCCGGAAGGGCTTGTTTGTGCCATTGGCGAAGGCGAACATCTTGACCTGATCGACGATGCCAGTGACACCAGCCACGGCCAGATCCAGATCATCGCTGCCGCCGGTCGCTATAGCGACATGATCGGCATGGATCTGGAAGAACTGCATGCCAGCGAAATTTCATCGGCCCTGCGCGAATGCATGATGCGCAAAGAAACCATTTTCCGCCCCGGCTGTGTGGTGCTGTATCTTTATGTGCGTGAAGGTTACGCCCTTGCCGCCTATATCGGTGCACCCGAACCCATCAGCAGCCTTGACCAGCACCTGCTGGAGGTTTTCTGCGGCAATCTGACGCTATGCGCCGAAAATATCCAGTTGGTCGAAAAGCTCAAACGCCGCGCCTATGTTGACGAGTTGACCAACCTTGCCAATCGCACCGCAATCCTTGATGCCATGAATGCGGTCCTGCATGACCCGGACCCCCAACCCAATTCCCTGATCCTGATTGACCTGCAGTTATTTGCCGAAATCAACGATGTGCTGGGGCATTCCTATGGTGATCGGCTGTTATGTTCGGTTGGTGAACGCCTTTCAACCGTGCTGCCCGACTGCATTGTCGGCCGCATCGCAGCCGACCTGTTTGCCGTGATTGGCCGCAGTGAAATGCTGACGCAAATTTCCATGTCGGCCATTTTCACCGCCCCCTTCAAAATCGACCATTTTGAACTGCCCATCCGTGTTGCGGCAGGTTCGACCGACCTGGTTGCCAATGGGCAAACCGCGCTGGATTACATGAAGCAGGCCTATATTGCGTTAAAACGTGCCAAATCCAGCGGATTTGGCCAGGTCACCAAATATGACCCGCAACTGGCCGCCATCACCCGTGACCGTGCCCAGCGCCTGGGTGATTTGCAAATGGCCATCGAACGTGACCAGTTTGAATGCCATTACCAACCCCTGATCGATTTTAAAACCGGCCGTCCTTGCGGCATGGAAGCCCTGCTGCGCTGGCGGCGCGAGGATGGCAAACTGGTGCCGCCCTGCGATTTCATCCCGCTGGCGGAATATTCCGGCCTGATCCGCCCGATTGGCGATTGGGTCCTGCGTGAAGCCATGGCAATGCTGGGCCAAATCCATGCTGCCGGTTTTGCCGATATGCGTGTGTCAATAAATGTCTCCAAGGTCCAGATGGTGGCCGACAACTTCATTGACAGCCTTGAACGCCTGATCGCCCTGGCCCCTGTTGCCCCCCAGGCGGTTGAAATCGAAATCACCGAAAGCGCCTGTGATCTGGGCATCGAAGACCTTGAAGTTCTGCTATCGCGCATTCGCAAACTGGGCTTTTCCATTGCAATTGACGATTTCGGTACCGGCTTTTCCTCGCTCGCCTATCTGGACCGCCTGCCCGTCGACAAACTGAAAATTGATCGCTGCTTTGTCACACCCCTTGATAACGACGAACAAAACAGCAGCCGCATCGCCGAACTGATTATTCCGCTGGGTCACCGGCTGGGGATGGCGATTGTGGCCGAGGGGATCGAAACCGAAAAACAGGCACAAAAACTGCGCGAAATGTCCTGCGACATCGCCCAGGGCTACCTGTATGGCAAGCCCATGCCGGCTGACGAATTAATGACATGGCTGAAAAACTTTAACCCCGTTTAATTACTTCAGGCACGCCAATGACCTATTTCTCCCGCTTCAAAACCTTCATTTTGCCTGCGGCCCTGTTGCTGGCCAGTTGCGGCGAACCCGAACCGGTGAAAATCGGCTTTGTCGCCGGTATTTCCGGTGCCGGCGCCGATACCGGGCTTGCCGCGCGTAACGCCCTGATGATGGTCGTTGACGAAGTAAATGAAAAAGGCGGCATCAATGGCCATCCGATTGAACTGGTCATTCGGGATGACCAGAAAAGCGGCGAAGTAGGCCGCCAGTTGATGAATGAATTTCACGAACTGGGTGTCACAGCGGTTATAGGACCCATCATCAGTTCGGTGGGTTATGGCATGCTGCCGGGCATTAACGAACACCAAATCATCACCATTTCCCCCACCGTTTCCGCGCTGGAACTGGCTGGAAAAGATGATCATTTGTTTCGCATGAATTCCACCACCAGCGAAAATGCCGGTGCCTATGCCCGCAAACAGGTTGAACTGGGTCGCAAAAAGGTAGCACTGGCACTGGACCACGCGAATGCCACCTTTACCGAAAGCTGGGCCAACGAATTCCAGCGCCAATATGTTGATTTAGGCGGCGAAGTCGTTGCCCGCATCCCCTTTAACCAAAAGGGTGAAAGCGGCTTTTCCGACCCTGCCGAGCAGTTGCTGGCATCGGGTGCCGATGCCTTCCTGCTGGTTGCCAACGGGTTTGACAGTGCACAGCTTTCCCTGCAAATCCGCAAACGCGGCGCAACACACCCCATTGCCGCTGCCGAATGGGCCGCATCCGAACAGCTTATTGCCATGGGCGGGGCGGCTGTCGAAGGGCTGGAAGTTTTGCAAACCTATAACCGCAACGACCAGTCCGCGCATTTCCTGAAGTTTGTTGATGCCTATAAGGCCCGGTTCAATTCCATTCCGGGCTATACCAGCGTTGCGACACACGATGCCGTCACCATGCTGATTGCCGGGCTGGAAAAACAGGCAAAGGACGATATCGCGCTAAAAGACGCCCTGTTGCAATTGCGCGATGTACAGGGTTTGCAACAGATGCTCAGCTTTAACGAATACGGGGATTCCGGGCGTCAAAGCTATTATCTCACCATCAGAAATGGCCAGTTTGTCGTTCAATGAAAATCATCCGGCCCTATCGTTTTCGGACATGGCTGATCCTGCTGTTGTTTGCCACATCGCTTTTCACCTTTCTGGTGGTGGGCAGTGTCATTCTGCTGGTCAAAATTCCGCAAATCAGCAATGCCCACCAGGCATCGATCACCAAGGCGGTTTCGGAAATTTCCGACCGGGTTGAGACGGTTCTCAATTTTCTGGAAGCCGACCTGGACCTGGTGGGGCATGCGCTGTCGCATTTACCGCATGATGAAATCCAGCATGCCATTTCTCATCCCAGCAAGGGTCGGTTTGATGCGTTTTATCTGGTCCATAAAAACGGCGAACTGGCTGCTGCCTATATCCGCGACGAAAGCGAAACCCGCTGGTATGAACTTGCAGGGCTGGATCTGTCGCAAAACATGCTGTTTCAGGAAGCCTCCCTGTCGAATGACGCCGTA
The window above is part of the Thalassospira marina genome. Proteins encoded here:
- a CDS encoding GNAT family N-acetyltransferase; its protein translation is MTTAPQHNQFEQPIGRSIEGWQPCALPPHTAMTGSHCQVEPIDPAKHAKDLFEGNRVAAAGERFTYLATEAFEDIDSYRTWLESMRGPDPMLHAIIDLASGKAVGIAAFMRIDTTHGVIEIGNINYTPALSQTVAGTEAMYLMMKRAFDELNYRRYEWKCDDQNAPSRAAATRYGFVYEGTFRQHMVYKGRNRDSAWFSITDLEWPLVRAAFEAWLAPENFDANGKQVKSLQNLRKELATA
- a CDS encoding CDP-alcohol phosphatidyltransferase family protein — encoded protein: MFDARLRPLIDPPLNAVARRLSGSGITPNMVTGFGFLLGLMAAFALAINLYYIAAGLIILSRLADGMDGAIARHAAPRSRHPNAKTQESDIGGYYDIVADFLFYSGMVLAFAIGRPQDALMAAFLIFCFVGTGSSFLAYAIIAAKRGDNHEKQGKKSFYYLTGITEGSETIAVLLAFCIFPQYFQLIAAVFGALCLITTFGRVLQATRDFG
- a CDS encoding two-component system response regulator, whose translation is MSNDEFVFLEDDESTPSPSQRKMAHGIITAWRILIVDDDADVHEITEMALDNLTFLGRPAELLHAYSAAEAASILAHEQDIAIILLDVVMETSDAGLNLVGHIRNDLEMRNVRIILRTGQPGQAPEMDAITKYDIDDYKTKTELTRNKLFTSITTALRSFERMQKLDANRAGLEKIIASSNEFLSRRGLRNFAEGVITQLSGLMDVSPEGLVCAIGEGEHLDLIDDASDTSHGQIQIIAAAGRYSDMIGMDLEELHASEISSALRECMMRKETIFRPGCVVLYLYVREGYALAAYIGAPEPISSLDQHLLEVFCGNLTLCAENIQLVEKLKRRAYVDELTNLANRTAILDAMNAVLHDPDPQPNSLILIDLQLFAEINDVLGHSYGDRLLCSVGERLSTVLPDCIVGRIAADLFAVIGRSEMLTQISMSAIFTAPFKIDHFELPIRVAAGSTDLVANGQTALDYMKQAYIALKRAKSSGFGQVTKYDPQLAAITRDRAQRLGDLQMAIERDQFECHYQPLIDFKTGRPCGMEALLRWRREDGKLVPPCDFIPLAEYSGLIRPIGDWVLREAMAMLGQIHAAGFADMRVSINVSKVQMVADNFIDSLERLIALAPVAPQAVEIEITESACDLGIEDLEVLLSRIRKLGFSIAIDDFGTGFSSLAYLDRLPVDKLKIDRCFVTPLDNDEQNSSRIAELIIPLGHRLGMAIVAEGIETEKQAQKLREMSCDIAQGYLYGKPMPADELMTWLKNFNPV
- a CDS encoding ABC transporter substrate-binding protein, with translation MTYFSRFKTFILPAALLLASCGEPEPVKIGFVAGISGAGADTGLAARNALMMVVDEVNEKGGINGHPIELVIRDDQKSGEVGRQLMNEFHELGVTAVIGPIISSVGYGMLPGINEHQIITISPTVSALELAGKDDHLFRMNSTTSENAGAYARKQVELGRKKVALALDHANATFTESWANEFQRQYVDLGGEVVARIPFNQKGESGFSDPAEQLLASGADAFLLVANGFDSAQLSLQIRKRGATHPIAAAEWAASEQLIAMGGAAVEGLEVLQTYNRNDQSAHFLKFVDAYKARFNSIPGYTSVATHDAVTMLIAGLEKQAKDDIALKDALLQLRDVQGLQQMLSFNEYGDSGRQSYYLTIRNGQFVVQ